The Fibrobacter sp. UWEL genome includes the window TTACTACGATCCCATCAAGCTGAAGGTGAAATGCGACGAAATCAAGTGCAAGACATTCCTCTCCATCGGTGACACCTTGAATCCGGTGGAAGCAGGCAAGGCCATGGAATACAACAAGACCGGTTCCGTATTCTACTACGCCGTGGACTCCGTGGGTAACCGCACCGCCTGGGAAGAAGCGAAGTACGACATGGCCAGCGACAACATTTGCGGCAAGAACGCCTACCCCGTTCCCGTGGGCGGCAAGACCGTTTGTGTGGACGCCTACGAATATCCCAACAAGGCTGACGAAAAGCCCCGTGACATGGTATCCCAGGAAGAAGCCGCAGCCCTCTGTGTCAAGGAAGGCAAGCACCTGTGCTCCATTGACGAATGGCAAGCAGCCTGCCGCGGTAAGGACAACACCAAATACTCTTACGGCGATGCCTATCGCCAGAACAAGTGCAACACCAACACCACCGCAGCCAAGCGCGCAGGCCGCAAGGAACAGTGCCGTAGCTGGTGGGGCATGTACGATATGAACGGAAATCTCTGGGAATGGACATCCACCACCAGCAAGGATCACCCCAATATGTACCTGGTGGCTGGCGGTGCCTGGAACACCAATAACGGAAGCAAGTGTACCGAAAGCAAGTTCAGCTTCTACCCCCAGAACCAGTATCCCAGCGTGGGCTTCCGCTGCTGTAAGTAAGGTTTAATCCTTCGGGATAAACTGATCCAGCAGTTCAACATGGAGGTGTTCCGCCTCCCCCTTTTCCCAGATGACTTTACAACGGTTGCCGATTTTATCGGCAACCATTTCTGTTAAGCGTTTACGATTATTCAAAGGAAGGTCCACAATACGGAAATCAAAGGCCGCATTCATATAATGCTTGGATGTTCGAAGATGTCCCGGAAAATCATTTCCACTGGTAATGACAGGCGTGTAATCATCCCCCGCCACCAGATGAAAGGCATGAACAATTTCCAGTCCAATAGTATCCATGACGGCAGGCATACTTTCCAAATACACGCCCTGTTTCTGGCGGGTCCGCTTTAGCAGCAGACGATGAACCTCATCATTATTAAAGGGCCGCAGATTCAAGTGACGCATGTATTCTTCGGCAGACCAGGTATCTTCCGTATATTTAGGTTCGTATTTAGGGATAGCGCGCTTATTTTCCTGAATGAACTGGTATACAAAGTATACCGCCACCACCGACAAAACAGGAAGAAGAAGGAAAATATGCCTATACAGAAATTTCATTTTACAAAAGGGTTGTATTTTCTGAAGGCAAAAATACTATTTTTAAAACCATGAAAAAGATTATCCTGTTCTCTGCACTTTCTATTCTCGCAGCAGCATTCACTGCTTGCGGCGACAAGTCCTCCACCAACTTCATCGGTTACTGGCAGGAAAGCGAATCCAACATTGTGTTTGAAGTCCTCCAGAACGATCAGAACTTCATCATCCGTAACCAGAATGGCGACCTTTTCGCTCAGGTCACCAGCGACAGAAAGCTTTGCGGCAAGAACACCCTGAATATGGATTACTGCATGACCGTCAAGGGCGACTCCGCTTACTACGAATTCAGCGGTATCGTTACCGGTTACAAGCGTATCGACCAGGCAACCTACGAAAAGATTTTCGCAACCCTTCCCAAGGCAACCTTCACCGCTCCGGTTGAAGAAGCTCCCGCAGAAGACGCCGCAAACTAATTTAGAGCCTTCGTAAGCATGGGGATCACATCCAGCTTACGACTCAATCTGCGATTGACAAATATCATGCCAGGGCATTTGGATTTTCCAAATGCCTTTTCTGCTATCGAGAGGGTTTGGGCAGAATCAGTCCCGTAGTAGACCATGCAGGTCTTTTCCTCATAGCCAACCCTACAGAAAATCATCTGGTTGCCAGTTTCCCTCATAATAGAGGGCATTACCCGCAACATTCGTTCTGCAAATTGATTGATGGTAGCAGAATCCTTCCAGTCCAGACTTCCTAGGCGGAACTTAGCCCCACCCATGACGTAATCCTTTGCGTCTGAATTAAAGATTTCCTCGTCCGACATGGAGCTGAAATCGTGAGCGGCCACCACCATTCCCTTATAAATTTCATTGACCTTGCTACGGGCGGCAGAGATGTCCATATTCCAGGCGTTTGCGAGAATCTGGAGCAGTTCTTCGTAAATCTGGCGGTCCACATCCGTCGTGGTCACCTTTATCAAATTCAACGTATCGGAAAGAATACCTGCAAAGAGAATCTTGGCCACATCAGCCGTAATTTCTACCCCCAGCTCCTTATAGCTGGTGTAGACGATACTACAAGTGGATCCCACTGGCATATATTTTGCGAACAAGAGCTTGGATTCCGCAATGTCACCGATTCCGTGATGGTCGATTACCTGAAGAATTCGAGCATTTCGGGCACCGTCCACCGCCTGGGCATAATCACTATGATCCATCAAGATCAAACGAACCGGATCCGCAGCGGTTTCTATGGACAAAAGCGTCTCGGGCAGGTCTATCCCAAAGGCCTTGGCCGCAAAAACAGTCTCGTTATTGGCCTTCCCCGCCATTCGGGCAAGGGTCTTGTGGCCCAGCGCATCCATCAGGTAGGCATAAGCCAAAGCAGACATAACAGAATCCCCATCGGGAGTCTTGTGTCCAATGACAACAGCGGGCGCATCACCCCAACCTAGAGAGTCAATTGCTTTACGATATAAATTCATAGTTCTTAACGGTTAATGTAAAAAATAAAATAAGATGAAAGATTGCGTTGACAAATTGTAAATGGAAAGATTCGCAAAACCATTTGAAACAAAAAACTCATTTTTTACTTTTAAATTAGGATGGGTGTACACATGAAAGAAATCAAATTTACAATCCTGGCAGCGTTCAGCCTTGCTTTTTGGGCATGCGAGCAGTCCGCCTCCGATTCTCCTGTTGACGAAAACGAATCCAACGCCACCTTGAATTGCTATACCGAAAGCCTGGAGGATAGCACCGGCATCAAGATCATCTGTAACGGAGACTCCATCGGCGTCTTAATGAACGGCACCGACGGTAAAGACGGCAAGGATGGGTCTGATGGTAAGGATGGCGAGGACGGATCCGACGGAAAGGACGGCGAGAATGGTAAAAACGGTGAGGATGGAATCGACGGCTACACCCCCACGGTAACCACCTCCAACGTCGAGCCCTCCAAGGAACATCCCAATGGGGGCATCCAGATTGTCGTTACATACAAGGATGCAGAAGGTATTCTTAAGGGGGACACCTCCTATGTATGGAACGGGACAGATGTTGTGCCAGTTTCTTCGTCCAGCGAAAGTATTCCTGTCATAGAATCTTCTTCCAGCAGTAGCGAACTGATCCCGGAATCCTCTTCCAGTAGCGACGAACCCGTTTTAGAGGTTTCTTCCAGCAGTGATGTTCCCGTTCTGGAAATCTCATCCAGTAGTGAAGAACCCGTTGTTCTGGAATCATCTTCCAGCAGTGTTGAACCGGTGTTGGAAATCTCAAGTTCCAGCGAAGAAGTGGAGGAACCGATTTCATCTTCCAGCGAAGAACTGAGCGAGCAATGCTTGACTATCAGGAACACCATTGACAAGTTCAACTATCTCGATGACGTTCTCCCCTGTATTCGCAGCAACGAAAAAGTCGCCTACATCATTAGGCATGCAGAAAGAAACAAAAGCGATACCGGGCACGAAGGCGTACTGAACGACAATGGACGCACTCAGGCAAGAGATATAGGTTCTCGGTTAAAGAATCTTGACTATGTCGGTAACATTTACTTCATGCACACCAACGTGTATAGGACCATGGAAACCGCCATGCTTATCGCAGAAGGCAAGGGCCAGGAATACTCCGAAACCCAAATTCCCTACGTTTACGACACTGGCGTTGACCATGAAATAAACATGGACCTGACCGATGGTTATATCATTAAGGACAAAGAAAAGTTTGACGCCTGCAAAAGTCCGCAAGGCTGGGGCTGGAGCGCCTATTCCAAGGCCGCTTACGAAGAAGATGACAATGAAGCCTGTAAAGAAGTTTTCTACGATGTGGACGATCGCCTCAACGAACTGGTCAGCACCCACTTCACCTACGAGAAAATGCACGATATTACTATCGCCATCTCTCACGACCAGCTTCTTGTACCTTTTGTAGCTTCCGTTAGCCAAAGGCAGATTGACTTAAGGTTCCATCTGCACGAAAACGACTTTGATTACTGGATTAACTACCTCACAGGAATTGCCATCATCGTCAACGAAAATGACGAAGTGACCATGATACCCGTCACCGCGTTAAATGACGGATTCCTGAGAACCTATCCGGACACCTAAACCAAAAACGTTGTTTTTCCAAGAAAAAACAACAACGCTTTATTCATCAACCTTATTCTCAAAAGAGAGAAAAAAGATATTTTTCCCTTCATGAGGAATAAGAGGAAACATTGTATAGCCATACTGGCGGTTATGCCTGTTTTGGCATTTTTTATGTTGACATTGTCCGCTTGCAAAGGACATACTGGCATTACTGATCCCAACGGGGATGATGATCCACAAGCAGTTTTAGACACGACCCATTACCGTCCCTGGGATAAGTACAGTTCCGCAAGGCAGAGTTCCAGTAGCATAGAATCATCCAGTAGCTCGATTCCAAAATCGTCCAGTTCCTCTGCGGTCCTTTCATCCAGTTCAGCTAAGACTCGTTCGTCCAGTTCAGCTAAGATAAGTTCATCCAGTTCTCAAGAAAACTGGGATCAGCAATCCTCCAGTTCCAAACAGAACCAGCAGTGGAATCCTTGGGGTAATTGGAACCAGTCATCTTCCAGTTCCTCATCAAAACAGAGCAATTCTGGCAGCAAGATTGCAGAACTGAATGGCGATACCGATTGCCAGGTCATTCGAAGCACCACCGACAAGTTCAGCAGGCTTCAAGACATCCTCCCCTGCGTCAAGTCAGACGAAAAGGTGGCATTCATTATTCGACATGCCGCACGTAACAAGAGTGCCTCCGGCGACCAGGCGGGTCTCAATGACGAAGGACGCAAGCAATCTAAAGCCTTTGGCGAAGAACTGAAAGACATTGGCGATATCTACTTCATGAATACCAAAGTATACCGCACCATGGAAACAGTCCTGAAGATTGTAGAAGGAAAGGAACAGGCCTTCTCGGAAACCAACGTTCCCTTCCAGAGCAAAGAAGCCGATGACCACCTGGAAACCAGCGATATAGAAGACACCTACCTCGTTACCGACGATAGAAAACTTCAAAACTGCAGAAATACGCTCCAGTCCAAATACAACTGGAGTTGGGGCTGGTCCCCTTACTCCTACATCGCTTACGAAGAAAAGCCCGTTCCCGAATGCAAGGAAGCATTCTACGACATTGACGAACGTATGGCAGAACTGATGGAAACGCACTTTACCTACAACAAGATGCACCCCATTACCATGGCAATTTCCCATGACAAGTTTTTGGTGCCCCTGGTTATTGCAGCAAGCGATCGGCAAATCAACCTGCAGTTCCACCAGCACGAAAACGATTTCAACTACTGGATCAACTACCTGACAGGAATCGCCATTATTGTGGATGCATCCAACAACAGAGTCATCCTACCAACGACAGCGTTAAGCGATCCCATCCTCAGAGTTTTCCCCGATAATTAACGCAACGAAAAAACGGCCGGCAAAACCGGTCGTTTTTCTTTTGAAATTTCTTTCAAGTACGCAGGAACTGCGCGAATTTCTTACAGAAGATGTGCGCGGAGTTCTTCGCCGCTCTGTTCGCTCAAGTATGCAGGAGGAACATCGAGCACAGTGAAGCAACCGGTCTTGCCTTCAGCCTTCATGCGGAGAGCTGCGCGGGCAAATGCGATCACGGCAGCGGTAGTGAATTCCGGATTGGAGTCCAGCTTGAGGCTGTATTCGATCACATGAGTGTGTTCGTTGTTCATGCCAGTCTTGCCGGTACGAATCACGAAACCGCCGTGAGCGAGACCGCTGTGGTTTGCATTGAATTCTTCTTCGCTGATGAAGTTTACGGTAGTGTCGTATTCATCGAAGTAGTTCTTCATGGTCTTGATTTCGTTTTCGACGTAGGCTGCATCTGCGCCTTCTTCAAGAACCACGTAGCAGAGGCGGGTGTGCTTCTGACGGGTAGTCAGTTCAGGCATAGAACCGCTGCGGACAGCTTCCAGAGCTTCCGGAACCGGGCAGGTGTACTGCTTAGCATTCTTAACACCCTTGATGCGGCGAACAGCGTCGGAGTGCCCCTGAGAAACGCCCTTGCCCCAGAAGGTGTAGTCCTTGCCATCAGGGAGGATTGCGTTTGCATAGACGCGGTTCAGGGAGAACATACCCGGATCCCAACCGACGGAGATCATGGCGATCTTGCCAGCAGCCTTAGCAGCGGCGTCAACGTTGGCGAAGTGAGTGGGGATGTTTGCGTGAGTGTCGAAAGTATCGATGACATTGAACTTTGCGGCCATTTCCGGAGTCATCTTCGGAAGGTCGGTAGCGCTACCGCCGCAGATCACCAGCATGTCGATCTTGTCAGCCCACTTTTCAATTTCAGAAACGTTGAGAACGGGAATGTTCGGGGTCTGAATCTTAACAGTAGCGGGATCACGACGGGTGAATACTGCAACAAGTTCCATGTCCTTGGTCTTCTTGACTGCGCATTCGATGCCGCGGCCCAAGTTACCATAACCGAGAATAGCGATTTTTGCCATAATAAAGTCCTTATAGAGGCTTTTTTGTTATAAATTTTTGCAGTTGAAAAATAACAAAGAGTGAAAAACAAAACTACAAGTTTTTTGTCAATTTTTAGAGAGAAAAGGGCATTTTAGGGCCATTTCTTTACGTTTTATGTAAAAAACGCCATTTTTACACTTTTTGTTTTACACTTTTCGTAAATGAAATTTTTTGACAATAATTTTAATCCATTAAACAACGAACTGAATAACCCAGGTTTTTGGGATCCGCATCACCTGTAGTGTAGTCATACCCATAAACAAGTTCTTCGTAGCTAGCATTCGTTTTCGACCATTCATCAGCCATCCAGAAATGAGCATCATACCCAAGCCGAGAATAAAAAACAGAGTTAACATGTCTGTAACCCGACGGATAGACGGAAAAGCCATATGCATTTGTTCCATTGCCATCCGTTCCATTGCTATTGTTGTGCCAATCACTGGTCGTCCGAAGCATTTTACCAGCTGTCAGATACCCACCAACAGAACTATGCAGGGCATACCACTCTTCAGAACTAGGCAAGTGCCACCCTTCAGGGCAAACCCCGCGAACGATTCCGTTAGGATTACATTCCACACCGAATCCACAACCGCGTCCTGATTCGCTGAATACTGCAGCGCTATCCATCGCCGCGCTCCACAAATACAAGCGACCATATTTAGCACAGTTATCAAGCTCATCATCGTAGCAGAAACTAGAAGAATCCCATTCAGCAGTTGGCACAACATAAGCATAATTCAGGTTTTCCGCCATCCATACCTGATCACCTATTTTTACACTTTTATAGACTTGACCATCTCGTTCATCCGTAAATTCTTCATATTCAATATCAGTATTAAGGTAAGACCAAACAAACTTATCTACGGAAGAAGAACTGCTTGAAGAGGATAGCTGATTCTGAGACGAGCTCAGACTGACATTTACGCTGCTGCTGGAAGATGAGCTGCTACTAGATTCCTCGACTCCGGCAGAGCCTACGCTCGGAATGACACTTGAGGAGGAGCCGAGAATGACACTTTCGCTGAAGGAGGAACCATCGCTCGAGATGACACTTGAGGAGGAACCGTCGTCCTTTGCGTCGGTTGGTGAGCCAGTCGAACTATCGTCGCCACATGCAATAAACCCAACGACAAGAGCCATTACAGCCAAATTCTTGAACATATTCATATTTGTTCTCCTAACAACCAAAATTTGATAATTACTTCACGCCAGTGCTGCCGAAGCCGCCGCGGTCCTTATCGGACAGGAAGCCTTCTTCGAATTCCAGCTTGGGCTGGATTTCCATGATGCGGAACTGGGCGATGCGGGAGCCTTTTTCGATGGTCACGTCTTCGGTGGCATAGACCGGCATTTTCCACCAGTCGTTCGCGCCGCAGTAGCTGGAATCTACAACCCCAACAGAATTGGTCTGCAGGATCTTGAAGTTCTTGAAAGTGGAGCTGCGGGGAGCCAGGTGAGCCTCATAACCTTCCGGCAGCTTCATAGCAACTCCCAAGTGAATCAGGCGGAATTCGCCTTTCTTCAGAGTAACGGTTTCCGCAGCGCTAAGGTCGATCCAGTCAGACTTGCCGCCCACATATTCCAGGCGAGGAATAGTGTCGTCGAGGTATTGAATAACAATCTTCATTCTTTCTCCTAGATCCTTCGACTCCGCGCTTCGCGCTTCGCTCAGGATGACATTCTATCGTATTTCGCGCTTCGCTCAGGATGACATTCTAATTAATCCGCGTTACCTTCGGCAGCGTCCTTCGCAGTTGCAGCGGCCTTAGCCTTAGCAGCGCGGTCTTCGGCCTGTTCCAAACGGGCGGGTTTTCCAGCAACGTTACGGAGCAAGCCGAACAATGCAGAAAGTTCGTTGCGAGTGGGGTGCAGTCTCTGGAGCAGAGTATTCAAGAAGTTATCGCGCCAAGCCTGATCATGGTACTGGCCAGTCAAATAGCGATCCAAGAACTTTTTGAAGCCGTTAATCTGATCAATGGTGGCAGGCTGAGTTTCGCAGGCGCCCTTGGAGCCACGCTTGGCACGGCCTTCACCGTTTGCAAGAGCACCGGAGCGGCACAGTTCATACAAAGAAATAGAGACAGCCTGACCCAGGTTCAAGCTCATAAGGCCAGGTACCGGAATTTCGCACTGGTAAGTGCAAGCATTCACTTCTTCAAGAGCGAGGCCGCAAGATTCACGACCGAACACCAAGGCAATAGTTCCATCTTCGGGAAGCATGCCGGACAAGTCGGGCACCATGCAATGCTTGATGGCGCTACCGAAAATGCGACGGCTGAAAGCTACTGCGCAGGAGCAGTCACCGATAGCATCCTGGAAGGTATGAACGATGGTGGCCTTATCCAAAATATCGTGGCTATTGGCAGCAGTATGGTAGGAATTCTCAATTACCTTGTTACGCTTGGGGTAAACAATGTACAGTTCATCCAAGGCATAGCAATGCATGGCACGGGCAACAAAGCCCACGTTGTGAGGATGTTCCGGTTCTACTAGGACTACTCTAAACTTACGCATCTTAAATTCCTTCAATTCTAAACATTCTAGATCCTTCGACTACGAACCCAAGGTTCTTCGCTCAGAGCCTGCCCTGAGCCTGTCGAAGGGATGACGTCAGACTAAATATTCCACACGAATCCAGGGCCGCGGATTTCGTTTTCCACCACTTCACCCTCGCCCACTTCGGCACCGGCAAACACGATGGAACGTTTTGCGGCGTCCACCGTCAGCGCGGCACTACTCCAGCGGTCCACACCAAGTTCTTTAAGGCGGGCAGCGGTTGCATTCCACAAGCCTTCCGGAGAGCCCATGTCAATCCAGGTGGCATTCATCTGGCTCATGTCCACAAAGGGCGGGCGGCCAGCGGCAATTTCCTGTTTCCAGAATTCACGGATATCGAATTCTCCGTCTGCGATGCGAGCAAGAGCCTCGTCGCTGTAATAGGAAACTCCAGAGAATGTAGCAGCAGCACCTTCCTCAGATCCAAAACGACCAGCAACCCCCACCAGACGGCCTTCTGCATTCACGCGGAAGGTGTTTACCTTAGGAAAGTCAACGGCCAGCAAGGCCACACCCGGCGAACAGTCCCCACCCGCGGCAAACACGCGATTAGCGTTTTCCACAAACTTTTTCAAGTCAAAACCGCAGTAGGCATCTCCGTTCATAATGAGCAAGCCACCGCGGTAACCTTCCCGATAAATACGCTTTAACGGTCCAGCCGTTCCTAAAATCTCAGGATATTCCACCCAGACCTTTTCAAAGCCCAGGCGTTCACCTTCTGTCACAATCTGGTCGGCCAAATAGTGGGCATTGGCATGCAAACGAACATCGCCAATAGAACGAGCCTTAAGAGCCTGCTGCTCCAGAATACTCTTGTCCACAACAGGCACGAGAGGTTTAGGCACATCGCTAGTCAAGGGGCGGAGACGGGTTCCCAGGCCTGCCGCCAGGATAAGAACGTTCAACTCATCTGAATCACAGGATTTCATGCTCCAAAAATAGTATATTAAAGCACCGAGAAAAACTAGTAGGCTTAACCCATGGCATTGAATCAATTCAAGAACGAAACCGTAGACGTACTCAAGGACTTTTCCTCCAAGCAGGCCATCCGCGAGAACAGTAAGAAGATGCACCCCCTGCGTGTATTCGCCATGGTGTTCATCATCTTTACCCTGGTATTGAATATCGCCGCCACCGCATTTACAGTGGTCAATGGCTGGACCAGCGGCCACGATTACGACTTCGGAAAGGGCTTAGAACACATTAGCGCCACCT containing:
- a CDS encoding SUMF1/EgtB/PvdO family nonheme iron enzyme, with product MDQQNNQQNANQQNKKSNKTRNTIILLVMFLLLVALFVVQCHLDDVKQEAIAKAQETELEAQRRHKLDSILQAEKLRADSLRAAQVVDSAKADTVPAVDTTPAAPKPVINRDSIRHVRDSIKHVNDSIAAVNKAIADSIAAAEKAQAEEAEKQRIQDSIRNSDKVPPVAEIAPPAGRYYDPIKLKVKCDEIKCKTFLSIGDTLNPVEAGKAMEYNKTGSVFYYAVDSVGNRTAWEEAKYDMASDNICGKNAYPVPVGGKTVCVDAYEYPNKADEKPRDMVSQEEAAALCVKEGKHLCSIDEWQAACRGKDNTKYSYGDAYRQNKCNTNTTAAKRAGRKEQCRSWWGMYDMNGNLWEWTSTTSKDHPNMYLVAGGAWNTNNGSKCTESKFSFYPQNQYPSVGFRCCK
- a CDS encoding DHH family phosphoesterase, with product MNLYRKAIDSLGWGDAPAVVIGHKTPDGDSVMSALAYAYLMDALGHKTLARMAGKANNETVFAAKAFGIDLPETLLSIETAADPVRLILMDHSDYAQAVDGARNARILQVIDHHGIGDIAESKLLFAKYMPVGSTCSIVYTSYKELGVEITADVAKILFAGILSDTLNLIKVTTTDVDRQIYEELLQILANAWNMDISAARSKVNEIYKGMVVAAHDFSSMSDEEIFNSDAKDYVMGGAKFRLGSLDWKDSATINQFAERMLRVMPSIMRETGNQMIFCRVGYEEKTCMVYYGTDSAQTLSIAEKAFGKSKCPGMIFVNRRLSRKLDVIPMLTKALN
- a CDS encoding histidine phosphatase family protein; the protein is MKEIKFTILAAFSLAFWACEQSASDSPVDENESNATLNCYTESLEDSTGIKIICNGDSIGVLMNGTDGKDGKDGSDGKDGEDGSDGKDGENGKNGEDGIDGYTPTVTTSNVEPSKEHPNGGIQIVVTYKDAEGILKGDTSYVWNGTDVVPVSSSSESIPVIESSSSSSELIPESSSSSDEPVLEVSSSSDVPVLEISSSSEEPVVLESSSSSVEPVLEISSSSEEVEEPISSSSEELSEQCLTIRNTIDKFNYLDDVLPCIRSNEKVAYIIRHAERNKSDTGHEGVLNDNGRTQARDIGSRLKNLDYVGNIYFMHTNVYRTMETAMLIAEGKGQEYSETQIPYVYDTGVDHEINMDLTDGYIIKDKEKFDACKSPQGWGWSAYSKAAYEEDDNEACKEVFYDVDDRLNELVSTHFTYEKMHDITIAISHDQLLVPFVASVSQRQIDLRFHLHENDFDYWINYLTGIAIIVNENDEVTMIPVTALNDGFLRTYPDT
- a CDS encoding diaminopimelate dehydrogenase → MAKIAILGYGNLGRGIECAVKKTKDMELVAVFTRRDPATVKIQTPNIPVLNVSEIEKWADKIDMLVICGGSATDLPKMTPEMAAKFNVIDTFDTHANIPTHFANVDAAAKAAGKIAMISVGWDPGMFSLNRVYANAILPDGKDYTFWGKGVSQGHSDAVRRIKGVKNAKQYTCPVPEALEAVRSGSMPELTTRQKHTRLCYVVLEEGADAAYVENEIKTMKNYFDEYDTTVNFISEEEFNANHSGLAHGGFVIRTGKTGMNNEHTHVIEYSLKLDSNPEFTTAAVIAFARAALRMKAEGKTGCFTVLDVPPAYLSEQSGEELRAHLL
- a CDS encoding fibrobacter succinogenes major paralogous domain-containing protein; this encodes MNMFKNLAVMALVVGFIACGDDSSTGSPTDAKDDGSSSSVISSDGSSFSESVILGSSSSVIPSVGSAGVEESSSSSSSSSSVNVSLSSSQNQLSSSSSSSSVDKFVWSYLNTDIEYEEFTDERDGQVYKSVKIGDQVWMAENLNYAYVVPTAEWDSSSFCYDDELDNCAKYGRLYLWSAAMDSAAVFSESGRGCGFGVECNPNGIVRGVCPEGWHLPSSEEWYALHSSVGGYLTAGKMLRTTSDWHNNSNGTDGNGTNAYGFSVYPSGYRHVNSVFYSRLGYDAHFWMADEWSKTNASYEELVYGYDYTTGDADPKNLGYSVRCLMD
- a CDS encoding dUTP diphosphatase, giving the protein MKIVIQYLDDTIPRLEYVGGKSDWIDLSAAETVTLKKGEFRLIHLGVAMKLPEGYEAHLAPRSSTFKNFKILQTNSVGVVDSSYCGANDWWKMPVYATEDVTIEKGSRIAQFRIMEIQPKLEFEEGFLSDKDRGGFGSTGVK
- a CDS encoding RNA methyltransferase; translated protein: MRKFRVVLVEPEHPHNVGFVARAMHCYALDELYIVYPKRNKVIENSYHTAANSHDILDKATIVHTFQDAIGDCSCAVAFSRRIFGSAIKHCMVPDLSGMLPEDGTIALVFGRESCGLALEEVNACTYQCEIPVPGLMSLNLGQAVSISLYELCRSGALANGEGRAKRGSKGACETQPATIDQINGFKKFLDRYLTGQYHDQAWRDNFLNTLLQRLHPTRNELSALFGLLRNVAGKPARLEQAEDRAAKAKAAATAKDAAEGNAD
- a CDS encoding sugar phosphate nucleotidyltransferase, yielding MKSCDSDELNVLILAAGLGTRLRPLTSDVPKPLVPVVDKSILEQQALKARSIGDVRLHANAHYLADQIVTEGERLGFEKVWVEYPEILGTAGPLKRIYREGYRGGLLIMNGDAYCGFDLKKFVENANRVFAAGGDCSPGVALLAVDFPKVNTFRVNAEGRLVGVAGRFGSEEGAAATFSGVSYYSDEALARIADGEFDIREFWKQEIAAGRPPFVDMSQMNATWIDMGSPEGLWNATAARLKELGVDRWSSAALTVDAAKRSIVFAGAEVGEGEVVENEIRGPGFVWNI